The Oceanisphaera avium genome includes a region encoding these proteins:
- the phbB gene encoding acetoacetyl-CoA reductase → MKGQKIVLVTGAAGGIGTEVCRMFLSEGYKVVATHRPGKEEQAKNWLAQEKLESGDIQLLALDVSDHKAVSEVLSEKLRELGQIDVLVNNAGITRDTTFKKMSWEQWQEVMETNLNSLFSVTQPVFNQMCEQGSGRIINISSVNGLKGQYGQVNYSAAKAGMIGFTKALAAEGARFGVCVNAVAPGYTATPMVTAIREDVLDSIKATIPLKRLATTEEVAGAVLYLAGEHGGYVTGETLSVNGGLYMQ, encoded by the coding sequence ATGAAAGGCCAAAAAATTGTACTGGTTACCGGCGCCGCTGGCGGAATTGGTACAGAAGTGTGTCGTATGTTTTTAAGCGAAGGCTATAAAGTCGTTGCGACGCACCGTCCAGGGAAGGAAGAACAAGCTAAGAATTGGTTAGCCCAAGAAAAACTTGAAAGCGGCGATATCCAGTTATTAGCGCTAGATGTGAGTGATCATAAAGCTGTGAGCGAAGTATTAAGTGAAAAACTGCGCGAACTGGGCCAAATTGATGTGCTCGTTAATAATGCGGGTATTACTCGTGACACGACCTTTAAGAAAATGTCGTGGGAGCAGTGGCAAGAAGTCATGGAAACCAACCTTAACAGCTTATTTAGTGTGACCCAGCCAGTATTTAATCAAATGTGCGAGCAAGGTTCTGGTCGAATTATTAATATCTCTTCAGTCAATGGCTTAAAAGGTCAATATGGCCAAGTGAACTACTCAGCGGCAAAAGCCGGCATGATTGGCTTTACTAAAGCTCTGGCCGCAGAAGGCGCACGCTTTGGCGTGTGTGTGAATGCTGTCGCCCCAGGCTACACCGCCACCCCTATGGTGACCGCAATTCGTGAAGATGTGCTGGACTCAATCAAAGCAACTATCCCCCTCAAACGACTCGCAACCACGGAAGAAGTTGCGGGTGCCGTATTGTACTTAGCAGGCGAGCATGGCGGTTATGTGACAGGTGAAACCTTGTCCGTAAACGGTGGTTTGTACATGCAATAA
- a CDS encoding phasin family protein encodes MYSNMFQNFNEHAEKTFAPVFKFNQLVANNFTALTNLQLDAARQYADIGLAQFQAGNQIKDIQSLMSVGNKQLETMTRISQQMMEDANKLSHLAQEFKTGLESLAADAKK; translated from the coding sequence ATGTATAGCAATATGTTTCAGAATTTTAATGAACACGCTGAAAAAACTTTTGCCCCCGTGTTTAAGTTCAATCAGTTAGTGGCTAATAATTTCACCGCACTGACTAATTTACAATTAGACGCTGCTCGCCAGTATGCAGATATTGGCTTAGCGCAATTTCAAGCGGGCAATCAAATAAAAGATATCCAATCTTTAATGAGTGTGGGCAATAAGCAATTAGAAACCATGACTCGTATTAGCCAGCAAATGATGGAAGATGCTAATAAACTAAGTCATCTTGCTCAAGAGTTTAAAACTGGCTTAGAAAGCTTAGCGGCCGACGCGAAAAAATAA
- a CDS encoding acetyl-CoA C-acetyltransferase, with protein sequence MSEPVYIVAAKRTPIGSFCGALKSVPAAELAGIAIKGALEQAGLNPEHVNEVIVGNVISAGQGMGVGRQAALAAGIPVGIPAYSLNMVCGSGMKTLMDACAHIKAGDADVVVAAGCENMSQIPFIAKGDLRNGHKMGDMALSDLLINDGLTDVFNNYHMGVTAENVVEQENISRDEQDALAVASQTKAVAAIKAGNFKDEIVAVEVKGRKETVTVDTDEYPKEGTSVESLARLRPAFKRDGSVTAGNASGINDGGSAIIVASKSAVEKYGLTPLAEVVGYGQGGLDPAVMGLGPVPAIKQALSRAELTLDQMERLELNEAFAGQALGVVKQLSHQHDIAEQALLDKTNVNGGAIALGHPLGASGNRILVTLLYELQRSKTELGLASLCVGGGMGTAVILKRV encoded by the coding sequence ATGTCTGAACCTGTTTATATTGTTGCAGCAAAACGTACCCCTATTGGTAGTTTTTGTGGTGCATTAAAAAGCGTTCCCGCGGCTGAGCTGGCAGGAATTGCGATCAAAGGCGCGCTTGAGCAAGCGGGCTTAAATCCTGAGCATGTTAATGAAGTGATTGTGGGTAACGTAATCAGCGCTGGCCAAGGCATGGGTGTAGGTCGTCAAGCTGCGCTAGCGGCGGGTATCCCCGTAGGCATTCCTGCCTATAGCTTAAACATGGTATGTGGCAGTGGCATGAAAACCTTAATGGATGCCTGTGCTCATATTAAAGCCGGTGATGCAGATGTAGTGGTCGCCGCTGGCTGTGAAAACATGTCACAAATTCCGTTTATTGCTAAAGGCGATTTGCGCAATGGCCACAAAATGGGTGACATGGCGCTAAGTGATTTGCTGATTAATGACGGTCTTACCGATGTGTTTAATAACTATCACATGGGTGTCACCGCAGAAAACGTGGTTGAACAAGAAAACATTAGCCGTGATGAGCAAGATGCACTGGCCGTAGCTAGCCAAACTAAAGCGGTGGCTGCTATTAAAGCCGGTAATTTCAAAGATGAAATTGTTGCCGTTGAAGTGAAAGGTCGTAAAGAAACAGTGACCGTAGATACCGACGAGTATCCTAAAGAGGGCACTAGCGTTGAGTCGCTAGCGCGCTTGCGTCCTGCTTTTAAGCGCGATGGCTCAGTAACAGCCGGTAATGCGTCGGGTATCAACGACGGTGGTAGTGCTATTATTGTTGCTAGCAAGTCAGCCGTAGAAAAGTATGGCTTAACGCCGTTGGCAGAGGTGGTGGGTTATGGCCAAGGTGGTCTTGATCCTGCTGTGATGGGCTTAGGTCCGGTGCCGGCGATTAAGCAGGCTTTATCACGTGCCGAGCTAACGCTGGATCAAATGGAGCGTTTAGAGCTAAACGAAGCCTTTGCCGGTCAAGCGTTGGGTGTGGTGAAACAGCTGTCTCATCAGCATGACATTGCAGAGCAAGCCTTGTTAGATAAGACCAACGTTAATGGCGGTGCTATTGCACTGGGCCATCCGTTAGGTGCCTCTGGCAACCGCATTCTGGTTACTTTGCTCTATGAATTGCAACGCAGTAAAACTGAGCTAGGCTTAGCTTCACTGTGTGTGGGTGGTGGTATGGGGACGGCCGTTATTCTTAAACGCGTTTAA